Proteins found in one Actinomycetota bacterium genomic segment:
- a CDS encoding radical SAM protein, producing MIRYVLWHTVREVKCDSCGETSELISKELGVCGSCLREKPQEAKVYIEKAHAKSKGKFDLPASPPKDPNGVKCTICVNQCMIGEGQKGFCGLRTNQKDRLVHLGGTPSKGIVSWYFDPLPTNCVADWVCPGGSECGYPKYSYSPGVEYGYKNLAVFLGACSLDCLFCQNWHYREMTRTLSPIMTAQELADCVDEKTSCICYFGGDPTPQLPFALKASKIALKQNKDRILRICWETNGTMNPSLARKMAELSLNSGGCIKFDLKAWDENLNIALTGVTNRQTLKNFEMLAQFITRRPESPFLVASTLLVPGYINAQEVFNIAKLIANLDPNIPYSLLAFYPCFQMMDMPTTSRKQAHECREAALEAGLKRVRIGNIHLLS from the coding sequence ATGATTCGATATGTTCTGTGGCACACCGTGCGCGAGGTCAAATGTGACTCCTGCGGCGAGACTTCCGAGCTTATATCCAAAGAGTTAGGAGTTTGCGGTAGCTGCCTCCGAGAAAAACCCCAAGAGGCAAAGGTTTATATCGAGAAAGCTCACGCAAAAAGCAAGGGAAAATTCGACCTCCCCGCCTCTCCCCCGAAGGACCCCAATGGCGTAAAGTGCACCATATGCGTCAATCAATGCATGATTGGTGAGGGGCAAAAGGGTTTCTGCGGACTGCGGACCAATCAAAAGGATAGACTCGTTCACCTTGGAGGAACACCTTCAAAAGGTATAGTAAGTTGGTATTTCGATCCCCTCCCCACCAATTGCGTTGCCGACTGGGTCTGTCCCGGAGGAAGCGAATGTGGCTATCCCAAATATTCTTACTCGCCGGGGGTAGAATACGGCTATAAGAACCTTGCCGTTTTCCTGGGGGCTTGCTCCTTGGATTGTCTCTTCTGCCAAAACTGGCACTATCGGGAGATGACCCGAACTCTATCCCCAATTATGACCGCTCAGGAACTCGCCGATTGTGTGGATGAGAAAACCTCCTGCATCTGCTACTTCGGTGGGGATCCCACACCTCAACTGCCCTTCGCCCTCAAAGCCTCAAAGATCGCCCTGAAGCAAAACAAGGACAGAATCTTGAGGATATGCTGGGAAACCAATGGAACCATGAATCCATCCCTGGCAAGAAAAATGGCCGAACTTTCTCTTAATTCGGGTGGATGCATTAAGTTCGACCTTAAAGCCTGGGATGAAAATTTGAATATCGCCCTGACAGGGGTAACCAACCGACAAACCTTGAAGAACTTCGAGATGCTCGCCCAATTCATCACCCGAAGACCGGAATCACCATTCCTCGTCGCAAGCACTTTGCTCGTACCCGGCTACATCAATGCCCAGGAGGTCTTTAACATCGCCAAGCTCATCGCCAATTTGGACCCCAACATTCCCTATTCGCTTCTGGCTTTTTACCCCTGCTTTCAGATGATGGATATGCCCACAACCTCGAGGAAACAAGCGCATGAGTGCCGAGAAGCAGCCTTAGAAGCGGGACTTAAAAGAGTGAGGATTGGCAACATACACCTGCTGAGCTAG
- a CDS encoding GxxExxY protein, giving the protein MGLIEKIKDLAVDIYDELGSGYDEAIYQKAFEVALRLEGIGYEDQRVVPIFYRGHYVGEGKPDIVVGKGGEKLVIELKALASSIGPKEETQLKNYMRVLNIGKGLLINFPQPGAKGTPEKPEVKEVSLE; this is encoded by the coding sequence ATGGGTTTAATTGAAAAGATTAAGGACTTGGCGGTTGATATCTATGATGAACTTGGAAGCGGATACGATGAAGCGATTTATCAAAAGGCTTTTGAGGTTGCCTTGAGACTCGAGGGGATCGGTTATGAAGATCAGCGAGTCGTTCCCATCTTTTATAGGGGGCATTACGTTGGGGAAGGTAAACCGGACATCGTGGTTGGTAAGGGCGGCGAAAAACTGGTCATAGAGCTCAAAGCCTTAGCCAGTTCCATCGGTCCAAAGGAGGAAACACAGCTTAAGAACTATATGAGGGTTCTAAACATTGGAAAAGGACTTCTCATCAATTTCCCGCAGCCAGGAGCGAAGGGAACTCCAGAAAAACCAGAAGTAAAAGAGGTCAGTTTGGAATAG
- a CDS encoding TIGR02710 family CRISPR-associated CARF protein, protein MNSHLYEFEAALNITKTLESKKDKLTEIKNLEKVISAYNHWDKFNHKKAYEILRQVSRKLRLKWLSDKSDSQLKFLGQLAENDKADSERAADLLCNAERCAAKGRFDDGVARLYRLIEFLAQIELRRGYNIDTSNVDLSKLKLKHEEKYQYLKDEETGQIKLPLFKSYGLLADLDNDLGRAFLKNSRLKNLLGLRNASILAHGFEPVGEKVFVQLKEEVEKLLLLRINNLGELKTSATFCKLRVI, encoded by the coding sequence TTGAACTCACACCTTTATGAGTTTGAAGCTGCTCTTAACATCACAAAAACTCTGGAATCGAAAAAAGACAAATTAACCGAAATCAAAAACTTGGAGAAGGTTATCAGTGCATATAATCATTGGGATAAGTTTAATCACAAGAAGGCGTACGAGATATTAAGGCAAGTATCTCGAAAATTAAGATTAAAATGGTTGAGCGATAAGAGTGATTCACAACTAAAGTTCCTTGGGCAATTGGCGGAAAACGATAAAGCCGATAGTGAAAGGGCAGCTGATTTATTATGTAATGCGGAGAGGTGTGCAGCGAAGGGAAGATTTGACGATGGAGTGGCTCGCCTTTATCGACTTATCGAATTTTTAGCACAGATTGAACTACGCCGAGGGTATAACATCGATACCTCAAACGTGGATTTATCGAAATTAAAACTCAAACATGAGGAGAAATATCAGTATTTGAAAGACGAAGAAACGGGACAAATTAAGCTTCCATTATTTAAATCTTATGGACTCTTGGCTGATCTGGATAATGATTTGGGAAGAGCTTTTTTAAAAAACAGTAGACTCAAAAATCTTTTGGGTTTGCGAAATGCTTCTATCTTAGCTCATGGATTTGAACCTGTGGGTGAAAAAGTTTTTGTACAGCTTAAGGAAGAAGTAGAAAAGCTTCTTCTGTTACGAATCAATAATTTGGGTGAGCTCAAAACATCAGCGACATTTTGTAAGTTAAGGGTCATCTAA
- the cas4 gene encoding CRISPR-associated protein Cas4 → MSSSQQDFDKLCPTGYALVLESVHNIPVDIGCVVYLRVKEERFTIVRDLFVINDDLRSWWIEERDKKMEIVEEEIDPGKATNCTEDCMYFPICKGT, encoded by the coding sequence GTGAGTTCAAGCCAGCAAGATTTCGACAAGCTGTGCCCCACGGGATACGCTCTTGTCCTCGAAAGCGTTCACAACATCCCAGTGGACATTGGATGTGTAGTTTATCTCAGGGTTAAGGAAGAGAGGTTCACCATCGTAAGAGATTTATTCGTAATAAACGATGATTTGAGAAGCTGGTGGATCGAAGAACGTGATAAAAAGATGGAAATCGTGGAGGAAGAAATCGATCCGGGAAAAGCCACAAATTGCACTGAGGATTGTATGTATTTCCCCATTTGCAAAGGGACTTAG